In Synechococcus sp. HK05, one DNA window encodes the following:
- a CDS encoding type II secretion system F family protein, whose protein sequence is MPSFSATYTTRAGQTRQLRLTAADAASARRDLRRRGIVPSALELVEGTSSRGRGGAATAAAPRGTAGHGTPAVSSTPATTVFGLDLSGLLEARPGIREKALFANKLAALVDAGVPIVRSLDLMARQQRMPLFKRALTAVSTDVNQGGSLGAALRRWPKVFDKLTIAMVEAGEAGGVLDESLRRLAKLLEGNAKLQNQIKGAMGYPVAVLVIAVLVFLGMTIFLIPTFAGIFEDLGAELPLFTQLMVDLSKLLRSSFSLLLVLVLTVAAWLFSRYYATADGRRRVDGLLLQLPLFGDLIQKTATAKFCRTFSSLTRAGVPILLSLEIVQETAGNAVIADAIVASRQDVQEGIPLSVALGRKQVFPELALSMLAIGEETGQMDTMLSKVADFYEDEVEAAVKALTSMLEPAMIVIVGGIVGSILLAMYLPMFSIFDQIK, encoded by the coding sequence ATGCCCAGCTTCAGCGCCACCTACACCACCCGCGCCGGTCAGACCCGCCAGCTGCGCCTCACGGCCGCCGATGCCGCCAGCGCCCGCCGTGATCTGCGCCGGCGCGGGATCGTGCCCAGCGCCCTGGAGCTGGTGGAGGGCACTTCCAGTCGCGGTCGCGGCGGTGCAGCCACAGCCGCGGCCCCTCGGGGCACCGCAGGGCATGGAACCCCCGCCGTCTCCAGCACCCCGGCCACCACCGTGTTTGGCCTGGATCTTTCCGGCCTGCTGGAGGCCCGGCCCGGCATCCGCGAGAAGGCCCTGTTCGCCAACAAGCTGGCGGCCCTGGTGGATGCGGGGGTGCCGATCGTGCGCAGCCTCGATCTGATGGCGCGGCAGCAGCGGATGCCGCTGTTCAAGCGGGCGCTCACGGCGGTAAGCACCGACGTGAATCAAGGGGGCAGCCTCGGGGCGGCGCTGCGGCGCTGGCCGAAGGTGTTCGACAAGCTCACCATCGCCATGGTGGAAGCGGGCGAGGCGGGCGGGGTGCTCGATGAGAGCCTGCGGCGCCTGGCGAAGTTGTTGGAGGGCAACGCCAAGCTCCAGAACCAGATCAAGGGGGCGATGGGCTACCCGGTGGCGGTGCTGGTGATCGCCGTGCTGGTGTTCCTGGGGATGACGATCTTCCTGATCCCCACCTTCGCCGGCATCTTCGAAGACCTGGGGGCCGAACTGCCGCTGTTCACCCAGCTGATGGTGGATCTGAGCAAGCTGCTGCGCTCTTCGTTTTCGCTGTTGCTGGTGCTGGTGCTCACGGTGGCGGCCTGGCTGTTCAGCCGCTACTACGCCACCGCCGATGGCCGCCGCCGCGTGGATGGCCTGCTGCTGCAGCTGCCCCTGTTCGGCGACCTGATTCAGAAAACCGCCACGGCCAAGTTTTGCCGTACCTTCAGCTCCCTCACCCGGGCGGGGGTACCGATCCTGCTGTCGCTGGAGATCGTGCAGGAAACGGCGGGCAACGCCGTGATCGCCGACGCGATCGTGGCCTCTCGGCAAGACGTGCAGGAAGGCATCCCCTTGAGCGTGGCCTTGGGGCGCAAACAGGTGTTCCCCGAGCTGGCCCTGAGCATGCTCGCCATCGGCGAAGAAACCGGCCAGATGGACACGATGCTCTCCAAGGTGGCCGACTTCTACGAAGACGAAGTGGAGGCCGCCGTGAAGGCACTCACCTCGATGCTGGAGCCGGCGATGATCGTGATCGTGGGCGGGATCGTGGGCTCGATCCTGCTGGCGATGTACCTGCCAATGTTCTCGATCTTCGATCAGATCAAGTAA
- a CDS encoding type II toxin-antitoxin system VapC family toxin, giving the protein MIDASMALAWVFEREKASDAARANRLLAACGDQSWWVPGLWHLEVVNALLVAERRHVIESSASDLFLIRLSGLPICTDGDLGPEQQPRLIALARAHGLSSYDATYLDLAQRLGATLASFDRKLNQAAADFGVPLFD; this is encoded by the coding sequence GTGATCGATGCCTCCATGGCTCTGGCCTGGGTGTTTGAGCGGGAGAAGGCCTCTGATGCGGCACGGGCGAATCGGCTGCTTGCCGCCTGTGGTGATCAGTCTTGGTGGGTGCCTGGTCTTTGGCACCTGGAAGTGGTTAATGCCCTGCTGGTGGCTGAACGCCGCCATGTGATCGAGTCGAGCGCCAGCGATCTGTTTCTCATCCGCTTGAGCGGTTTGCCGATCTGCACGGATGGCGATCTCGGGCCGGAGCAACAACCTCGGTTGATCGCCTTGGCCCGTGCCCATGGCCTCTCCAGTTACGACGCCACCTACCTCGATCTGGCCCAGCGCCTTGGGGCCACGTTGGCCAGTTTCGATCGCAAGCTCAACCAGGCCGCAGCAGACTTTGGTGTTCCGCTCTTCGACTGA
- a CDS encoding PP2C family protein-serine/threonine phosphatase, whose protein sequence is MPRPSSALASVRQLLDSLSREQRRNQELLASLGFALRSFTNLGRFLELVPLVAARLVEAEGAVLIPFHPDGRLWREQLHGGPPELLQALASLPDATVLQASGEEAVAQLLDRLVRRQLTDRPLFATSVVARSRCRGRLYVYGPRSGLSWSESYRRHAQLVADLTGVAIESEQLLQEARRHERVDRQLSTGAEIQAQLLPDHCPVIEGVELAARCRPAFQVGGDYYDFIPTRPQLLGRRREQGRWALVVGDVMGKGVPAGLLMTLLRGMLRAEVLSGHPPDRILHDLNQLAQEDLAQSHRFVTLFYSDYDPRTRLLRFANAAHNPPLIWRRMRHAVDRLDAPGLLIGLQPEAEYGCEQIVLDPGDVLLCYTDGVTEASGLNGERFDEERLIAALQAACRSGVGAQGILDQVFARLDRFVGPDRQLDDDASMVVLKVREEVMLPSLPH, encoded by the coding sequence CTGCCGCGGCCCTCATCGGCGCTGGCATCCGTGCGGCAGCTGCTCGACAGCCTCAGCCGCGAGCAGCGTCGCAACCAGGAGCTGTTGGCTTCGCTGGGTTTTGCCCTGCGCAGCTTCACCAACCTCGGGCGGTTTCTCGAGCTGGTGCCGTTGGTGGCTGCCCGGCTGGTGGAAGCCGAAGGGGCAGTGCTGATTCCCTTCCATCCCGACGGGCGCCTCTGGCGCGAGCAGCTGCATGGAGGTCCGCCAGAGCTGCTGCAGGCCCTGGCCAGCCTGCCTGACGCAACGGTGCTGCAGGCTTCCGGTGAGGAGGCGGTGGCCCAACTGCTCGATCGCCTGGTGCGGCGTCAGCTCACCGATCGGCCCCTGTTTGCCACCTCGGTGGTGGCTCGCAGTCGTTGCCGCGGCCGGCTTTATGTGTATGGCCCCCGCAGCGGCCTGAGCTGGAGTGAGAGCTACCGCCGCCATGCCCAGTTGGTGGCCGACCTCACTGGCGTGGCGATCGAGAGTGAGCAGTTGCTGCAGGAAGCGCGCCGGCATGAGCGCGTCGATCGGCAGCTCTCCACCGGCGCTGAGATCCAGGCCCAGCTGCTGCCAGATCACTGCCCCGTGATTGAGGGGGTGGAGCTCGCGGCCCGCTGCCGGCCCGCGTTCCAGGTGGGCGGCGACTACTACGACTTCATCCCCACCAGGCCCCAACTCCTCGGCCGCCGCCGCGAGCAGGGGCGCTGGGCGTTGGTGGTGGGCGATGTGATGGGTAAGGGGGTGCCCGCCGGCCTCTTGATGACCCTGCTGCGCGGCATGCTCCGCGCCGAGGTGCTCAGCGGCCATCCTCCCGATCGGATCCTGCACGACCTCAACCAGCTGGCCCAGGAAGACCTCGCCCAGTCGCACCGGTTCGTGACCCTCTTCTATTCCGACTACGACCCGCGCACCCGTCTGCTCCGTTTCGCCAATGCGGCCCACAACCCACCGCTGATCTGGCGGCGGATGCGCCATGCCGTGGATCGGCTGGATGCCCCCGGCCTGTTGATTGGCCTGCAGCCCGAGGCCGAGTACGGCTGCGAGCAGATCGTGCTGGATCCCGGCGATGTGCTGCTTTGCTACACCGACGGTGTCACCGAGGCCAGTGGTCTTAACGGTGAACGTTTCGATGAGGAGCGCCTGATCGCTGCGCTGCAGGCCGCCTGCCGTTCTGGAGTAGGGGCCCAAGGCATTCTCGATCAGGTGTTCGCCCGCCTCGATCGCTTTGTGGGGCCCGATCGCCAGCTCGATGACGACGCCTCGATGGTGGTGCTGAAGGTGCGCGAGGAGGTGATGCTCCCCTCGCTGCCCCACTGA
- a CDS encoding NAD(P)/FAD-dependent oxidoreductase, with translation MPPSSEHWSLVVAGGGPAGFMAAIAAAEAGLKRVLVLESTPEPLGKVLISGGGRCNVTHACWDPRELVGSYPRGGKALRGPFSRFAAGDAVAWFDEHGLELVEEPDGRMFPRANRSTAVIQCLRRAAAAAGVELRTHCALQGAQVRPEGGFALQLRGGAAGSEALRGTLTAERLLLATGSHPSGRRLAQSLGHGLVAPVPSLFTLAFKPNPLVALAGVVMDPVDLELELDLDQGAGPPPPGMPHRFRQQGPLLITHWGLSGPAALKLTAFAARALHHCGYRGSLRVDWSGGRTQPQLEQLFADCRCDHARRQLSNARPWPALSRRLWQHLLDQQGVEPERRWADLGKRQQQGLIESLRRSTYAVTSRGPFGEEFVTAGGVPIGEVNLATMESRCTPGLYLAGELLDVDGITGGFNFQHCWSSGWLAGQAIAEAAAQRAAAIN, from the coding sequence ATGCCTCCCTCCTCTGAGCACTGGTCGCTGGTGGTGGCCGGTGGTGGGCCAGCCGGGTTTATGGCGGCCATCGCCGCGGCGGAGGCGGGGCTCAAGCGGGTTCTAGTGCTCGAGAGCACGCCCGAGCCGCTGGGCAAGGTGCTGATCAGCGGCGGCGGCCGCTGCAACGTGACCCATGCCTGCTGGGATCCGCGCGAGCTGGTGGGCTCCTACCCCCGCGGTGGCAAGGCGCTGCGCGGCCCCTTCAGCCGGTTCGCCGCCGGTGATGCGGTGGCCTGGTTCGATGAGCACGGCCTTGAGCTGGTGGAGGAGCCCGATGGCCGCATGTTTCCCCGCGCCAACCGCTCCACGGCGGTGATTCAGTGCCTGCGCCGCGCGGCGGCCGCGGCCGGGGTTGAGTTGCGCACCCACTGCGCGCTGCAGGGGGCGCAGGTGCGGCCGGAGGGGGGATTCGCGTTGCAGCTGCGCGGGGGAGCTGCTGGGTCTGAGGCTCTGCGCGGCACGCTCACCGCCGAACGCTTGCTGCTGGCCACGGGCAGCCATCCCAGTGGTCGCCGCCTGGCGCAGAGCCTGGGCCATGGGCTGGTGGCACCGGTGCCATCGCTGTTCACCCTGGCCTTCAAGCCCAATCCGCTGGTGGCCTTGGCGGGGGTGGTGATGGATCCGGTGGACCTGGAGCTTGAGCTGGATCTCGATCAGGGCGCTGGCCCACCGCCGCCGGGTATGCCTCATCGCTTCCGGCAGCAGGGGCCGCTGTTGATCACCCACTGGGGTCTGAGCGGCCCGGCTGCCCTCAAGCTCACAGCTTTTGCGGCCAGGGCTCTGCACCACTGCGGTTATCGGGGCAGCTTGCGGGTGGATTGGAGCGGTGGCCGCACCCAGCCCCAGCTGGAGCAGCTATTTGCCGATTGCCGCTGTGATCACGCCCGCCGCCAGCTCAGTAACGCCCGCCCCTGGCCCGCCCTCAGCCGCCGCCTTTGGCAGCACCTGCTCGATCAGCAGGGGGTGGAGCCCGAGCGCCGCTGGGCGGATCTGGGCAAGCGTCAGCAGCAAGGTCTGATTGAGAGCTTGCGGCGCAGCACGTACGCCGTGACGAGCCGCGGCCCCTTTGGCGAGGAGTTCGTCACCGCAGGCGGCGTGCCGATTGGGGAGGTAAACCTGGCCACCATGGAGAGCCGCTGCACCCCCGGGCTCTACCTGGCCGGCGAGCTGTTGGATGTGGATGGCATCACCGGTGGCTTCAACTTCCAGCACTGCTGGAGCTCCGGCTGGCTGGCCGGGCAGGCGATCGCTGAGGCGGCAGCGCAGCGTGCAGCAGCAATAAACTAG
- a CDS encoding type IV pilus twitching motility protein PilT has translation MELQIEQLMEELVESGGSDLHLAAGQPPYGRFSGALRPMREEKLSEDQCNRLIFSMINNAQRKQLEQTWELDCAYGLRGVSRFRVNVYRQRGSYAACLRALGSTIPSLESLELPPVVEETSRRPRGLILVTGPTGSGKTTTLAALLDHINRSRAEHILTIEDPIEFTYRNEQSVIHQRQLGEDTRSFAAALRAALREDPDVILVGEMRDLETIQLAITAAETGHLVFGTLHTSSAAQTVDRMVDVFPAEQQTQIRVQLSSSLVGVFSQTLCKRLNPKPGQFGRVMAQEILINTPAIANLIREGKTAQLYSQIQTGGQQGMQTLERALANLVVHGAVGREEAMAKASKPEELGRLLEGQSG, from the coding sequence ATGGAGCTCCAGATCGAGCAGCTGATGGAGGAGCTCGTGGAAAGCGGCGGCAGCGATCTGCACCTAGCCGCCGGCCAGCCCCCCTACGGCCGCTTCAGTGGGGCGCTGCGGCCGATGCGCGAGGAGAAGCTCAGCGAAGACCAGTGCAACCGCCTGATCTTCTCGATGATCAACAACGCCCAGCGCAAACAGCTGGAGCAAACCTGGGAGCTCGACTGCGCCTATGGCCTGCGGGGCGTGTCGCGCTTCCGGGTGAACGTGTACCGCCAGCGGGGCAGCTACGCCGCCTGCCTGCGGGCTCTGGGCAGCACGATTCCCAGCCTGGAGAGCCTCGAGCTGCCGCCGGTGGTGGAGGAAACCAGCCGCCGGCCCCGGGGCCTGATCCTGGTGACGGGGCCCACGGGATCAGGCAAAACCACCACCCTGGCGGCGCTGCTGGATCACATCAACCGCAGCCGCGCCGAGCACATCCTCACGATCGAGGACCCGATCGAATTCACCTACCGCAACGAGCAGAGCGTGATCCACCAGCGCCAGCTGGGGGAAGACACCCGCAGCTTCGCCGCCGCGTTGCGCGCCGCCCTGCGCGAAGACCCCGACGTGATCCTTGTGGGGGAGATGCGCGATCTGGAAACGATCCAGCTGGCGATCACGGCCGCCGAAACAGGGCACCTGGTGTTCGGCACCCTGCACACCAGCTCAGCCGCCCAAACGGTGGATCGAATGGTGGATGTGTTCCCCGCCGAGCAGCAGACCCAGATCCGGGTGCAGCTGAGCAGCTCGCTGGTGGGGGTGTTCTCCCAGACCCTCTGCAAGCGGCTCAATCCCAAACCCGGGCAGTTCGGGCGGGTGATGGCCCAGGAGATCCTGATCAACACCCCCGCCATCGCCAACCTGATCCGCGAGGGCAAAACCGCCCAGCTCTATTCCCAGATCCAGACCGGCGGCCAACAGGGCATGCAGACCCTAGAGCGGGCCCTGGCCAACCTCGTGGTGCATGGGGCCGTGGGCCGCGAAGAGGCCATGGCGAAAGCCAGCAAACCGGAGGAGCTGGGCCGGCTGCTCGAGGGCCAGAGCGGCTGA
- a CDS encoding RNA-binding protein produces MSIFVGNLPFRAEQEDVAELFAPFGEVTNCFLPLERDTGRKRGFAFVELADEDSESRAIDALQGAELMGRPLRINKAEPRGSGGGGGGGPRRGGYGGGDRGGYGGGGGYGGGGRSDYGDRSGGYGGGERSSGARGWEDRSYGGAPDRGGDSFGAGRTRRRRSSGGDD; encoded by the coding sequence GTGAGCATTTTTGTTGGCAACCTCCCCTTCCGCGCGGAACAGGAGGACGTGGCCGAGCTGTTCGCCCCCTTCGGTGAAGTGACCAACTGTTTCCTGCCCCTGGAGCGGGACACAGGCCGCAAGCGCGGTTTTGCCTTTGTGGAGCTGGCCGATGAGGACAGCGAATCCCGTGCAATCGACGCCCTCCAGGGCGCCGAATTGATGGGTCGCCCCCTGCGCATCAACAAGGCCGAACCCCGTGGAAGCGGCGGTGGTGGCGGCGGCGGCCCTCGGCGCGGTGGCTACGGCGGCGGCGACCGTGGCGGCTATGGCGGTGGCGGTGGTTACGGCGGCGGGGGCCGCAGTGATTACGGCGATCGTTCCGGTGGTTATGGCGGTGGCGAGCGCTCCTCCGGTGCCCGCGGCTGGGAAGATCGCAGCTATGGCGGCGCCCCCGATCGTGGCGGTGATTCCTTTGGCGCAGGCCGCACCCGGCGCCGGCGCAGCAGCGGTGGCGACGACTGA
- the argH gene encoding argininosuccinate lyase, which translates to MAVESSSSTWSQRFEEGLHPAIERFNASIGFDITLLQQDLDGSIAHARMLASTGVITAEEAEQLVLGLEQVRSEAAAGQFNPGLDDEDVHFAVERRLIAILGPLGKKLHTGRSRNDQVGTDLRLWLRGQIDAIDGALVRFERALLDQAEAHAEVMIPGYTHLQRAQPICLAHHLLAYVEMAERDRARLRDLRKRVNICPLGAAALAGTPVPIDRRHTAAALGFDDVYANSLDAVSDRDFAVEFSAAASLVMVHLSRLSEEVILWASEEFGFVKLTDRCATGSSLMPQKKNPDVPELVRGKCGRVFGHLQGLLVMIKGLPLAYNKDFQEDKEALFDAVATTLACLEAMAILFEEGLQFRPDRLEAAVGSDFSNATDVADYLVAKGVPFREAYQLVGGLVKGCLQEGILLRELPLERWQQLHPAFEADIYDAIHPRQVVAARRSEGGTAFDQVRLQLQRSRARLEADG; encoded by the coding sequence ATGGCCGTTGAGTCGTCTTCCTCCACCTGGAGCCAGCGTTTTGAGGAGGGGCTGCATCCGGCGATCGAGCGCTTCAATGCCTCGATCGGCTTTGACATCACCCTGCTGCAGCAGGACCTCGATGGTTCGATCGCCCACGCCCGCATGCTCGCCAGCACCGGCGTGATCACGGCTGAGGAAGCCGAGCAGCTGGTGCTGGGTCTCGAGCAGGTGCGCAGTGAAGCCGCCGCCGGCCAGTTCAACCCCGGCCTCGACGACGAAGACGTGCACTTCGCAGTGGAACGCCGCCTGATCGCGATCCTCGGCCCCCTGGGTAAAAAGCTGCACACCGGCCGCTCCCGCAACGACCAGGTGGGCACGGATCTGCGCCTGTGGCTCCGCGGCCAGATCGATGCCATTGACGGCGCTCTGGTGCGCTTTGAGCGGGCGCTGCTGGATCAGGCCGAAGCCCACGCTGAGGTGATGATCCCGGGCTACACCCACCTGCAGCGGGCCCAGCCGATTTGCCTGGCCCACCATCTGCTGGCTTATGTGGAGATGGCTGAGCGCGACCGGGCTCGGCTGCGGGACCTGCGCAAGCGGGTGAACATCTGCCCGCTTGGGGCTGCCGCTCTGGCGGGCACGCCAGTGCCGATCGATCGACGCCACACCGCTGCGGCCCTCGGCTTCGACGACGTGTACGCCAACAGCCTCGATGCGGTGAGCGATCGCGACTTTGCGGTGGAGTTCAGCGCCGCCGCCAGCCTGGTGATGGTGCACCTGAGCCGGCTGAGCGAGGAGGTGATCCTCTGGGCCAGCGAGGAGTTCGGCTTTGTGAAACTCACCGACCGCTGCGCCACCGGCAGCAGCCTGATGCCCCAGAAGAAAAACCCCGATGTGCCCGAACTGGTGCGTGGCAAGTGCGGCCGGGTGTTCGGCCACCTGCAGGGGCTGCTGGTGATGATCAAGGGCTTGCCCCTTGCCTACAACAAGGATTTCCAGGAAGACAAAGAAGCGCTGTTCGATGCCGTGGCCACCACCCTGGCCTGCCTGGAGGCGATGGCGATCCTGTTTGAGGAGGGGCTGCAGTTCCGGCCCGATCGGCTCGAGGCGGCCGTGGGCTCCGACTTCTCCAATGCCACGGATGTGGCCGACTACCTGGTGGCCAAAGGTGTGCCCTTCCGTGAGGCGTATCAGCTGGTGGGGGGCTTGGTGAAGGGCTGCCTGCAGGAGGGGATCCTGCTGCGGGAGCTGCCCCTGGAGCGTTGGCAGCAGCTGCACCCGGCTTTTGAGGCCGACATCTACGACGCCATTCATCCGCGCCAGGTGGTGGCGGCCCGCCGCAGTGAGGGGGGCACGGCCTTTGATCAGGTGCGCCTGCAATTGCAGCGTTCTCGCGCCCGGCTCGAGGCAGACGGCTGA
- the dusA gene encoding tRNA dihydrouridine(20/20a) synthase DusA, with the protein MPDSLLNGAYRFSVAPMMDYTDRHFRVLMRQITRRSLLYTEMVVAQALHYSERRERLIDFDPIEHPIALQVGGDDPELLAEAARIASDRGYDEINLNVGCPSEKVQKGRFGACLMAEPNHVARCIAAMAAAAPLPVTVKHRIGIDERDSYEELLAFVDTVAAAGAQRFSVHARKAWLEGLDPKQNRTIPPLRYELVHQLKQDRPQLTIELNGGLLDLGSCTEQLQQVDGVMVGRAAYDHPLRWATVDRDLFSDDSQPIASASAVVRGLIPYAEAWCSSGGRLWAIARHLVQVVEGVSGARHWRRDLGQAAGARDAGPEVLERAATQLEERGL; encoded by the coding sequence ATGCCCGATTCGCTGCTGAACGGGGCCTATCGCTTCAGTGTGGCCCCGATGATGGACTACACCGATCGGCACTTCCGGGTGCTGATGCGGCAGATCACCCGGCGCAGCCTGCTCTACACCGAGATGGTGGTGGCCCAGGCGCTGCACTACAGCGAGCGGCGCGAGCGCCTGATTGATTTCGATCCGATCGAACACCCGATCGCGCTGCAGGTGGGCGGCGACGACCCGGAGCTGCTGGCGGAAGCGGCGCGCATCGCATCCGATCGCGGCTACGACGAGATCAATCTCAACGTGGGCTGCCCCAGCGAAAAGGTGCAAAAGGGGCGTTTCGGGGCCTGCCTGATGGCCGAGCCCAACCACGTGGCCCGCTGCATCGCTGCGATGGCGGCGGCCGCGCCGCTACCCGTGACGGTGAAGCACCGCATCGGCATCGATGAGCGCGATTCCTACGAGGAACTGCTGGCCTTTGTGGACACCGTGGCCGCAGCCGGCGCCCAACGCTTCAGCGTGCACGCCCGCAAGGCCTGGCTGGAGGGGCTCGATCCCAAGCAGAACCGCACGATTCCGCCGCTGCGCTACGAGCTGGTGCATCAGCTCAAACAGGATCGCCCCCAACTGACGATCGAGCTCAACGGCGGCCTGCTGGATCTGGGCAGCTGCACAGAACAGCTGCAACAGGTGGATGGCGTGATGGTGGGCCGCGCCGCCTACGACCACCCGCTGCGCTGGGCCACGGTGGACCGCGACCTGTTCAGCGATGACAGCCAACCGATCGCCAGCGCCTCAGCCGTGGTGCGAGGCCTGATCCCCTACGCCGAGGCGTGGTGCAGCAGCGGCGGTCGGCTCTGGGCGATCGCCCGCCATCTGGTGCAGGTGGTGGAAGGGGTGAGTGGCGCACGGCACTGGCGCCGCGATCTGGGCCAAGCCGCCGGAGCCCGCGATGCAGGCCCCGAGGTGCTGGAGCGCGCTGCAACGCAGCTGGAAGAGCGCGGGCTCTAG
- a CDS encoding type II toxin-antitoxin system prevent-host-death family antitoxin has product MQPSIGAFEAKAQLSRLLRAVEQGEHFTITVRGKPVADLVPHRAASSQGLAAAIEALQAFPRIRGVGDADLAGFIEEGRR; this is encoded by the coding sequence GTGCAGCCCTCCATCGGCGCGTTTGAGGCCAAGGCCCAGCTCTCGCGGTTGCTGCGGGCTGTGGAGCAGGGCGAGCACTTCACCATCACGGTGCGCGGTAAGCCCGTGGCCGATCTGGTGCCCCATCGCGCGGCATCCAGTCAGGGCTTGGCCGCGGCGATTGAGGCGCTGCAGGCCTTTCCCCGCATTCGTGGCGTCGGTGATGCCGATTTGGCCGGCTTCATCGAGGAGGGTCGCCGTTGA
- a CDS encoding GspE/PulE family protein — translation MTVTPTRPVPAASSPAQQRLEVELLLGEAVLSRQELNAASDERWEWAQVFSRERCRELGCLPVARQNGQMVIAIPSHWGPEQRLSLEQLAAAAAIPISLRLALPDELASALDAASSAPAPPPKPTAARAPAAQTGPAPGPSLVDDLALEGTLEDGPSDPFDDLDMEASLSASNASPVVSLVDRILVQALQRSASDIHLEPQDDGLVIRLRQDGVLEQLDKLPKNLTPAVTSRLKIMADLDIAERRLPQDGRIRRRYQGKLFDLRVSTLPTRYGEKVCMRLLDSGATHLGLDKLITDPVALASVREMGGKPFGMLLVTGPTGSGKSTTLYSLLAERNDPGVNISTVEDPIEYTLKGISQTQVNREKGYDFALALRAFMRQDPDVLLVGETRDQETAKTAIEAALTGHLVLTTLHCNDAPSAIARLAEMGVEPFMVSASLMGIVSQRLVRRVCPDCRQPYHPSEQELGRFGLFASNEQAITFFKARRHQGDGDAVCPTCQGLGYRGRVGVYEVLRINETLATAIAQQASTDRIRKLAIEAGMKTLLGYGLDLVRQGHTTLEEIERMILTDSSLESERRAKALHTITCSGCGAGMRDEWLECPYCLTPRAIA, via the coding sequence ATGACCGTCACCCCCACCCGGCCGGTGCCGGCCGCCAGCAGCCCCGCCCAACAGCGCCTGGAGGTGGAACTGCTGCTGGGGGAAGCGGTGCTGAGCCGCCAGGAGCTCAACGCCGCTAGCGACGAGCGTTGGGAGTGGGCCCAAGTGTTTTCGCGGGAGCGCTGTCGCGAGCTGGGCTGCCTACCGGTGGCCCGTCAGAACGGGCAGATGGTGATCGCCATCCCGAGCCATTGGGGACCGGAACAACGCCTCAGCCTGGAGCAGCTGGCGGCAGCCGCCGCCATCCCGATCAGCCTGCGGCTGGCCCTGCCGGATGAGCTGGCGAGCGCCCTCGATGCCGCCAGCAGCGCACCCGCGCCGCCGCCGAAGCCAACCGCAGCACGTGCCCCGGCCGCACAGACAGGTCCGGCCCCGGGGCCATCACTGGTGGACGATCTGGCCCTGGAAGGGACCCTGGAGGACGGCCCCAGCGACCCCTTCGACGATCTGGATATGGAGGCCAGCCTGTCGGCCTCCAACGCCTCACCGGTGGTGAGCCTGGTGGACCGGATCCTGGTGCAGGCCCTGCAGCGCAGCGCCAGCGACATCCACCTGGAACCTCAGGACGATGGATTGGTGATCCGCCTGCGCCAGGACGGCGTGCTCGAGCAGCTCGACAAGCTGCCGAAGAACCTCACCCCTGCGGTGACCTCCCGCCTCAAAATCATGGCGGACCTGGACATCGCCGAACGCCGCCTGCCCCAGGACGGCCGCATCCGCCGCCGCTACCAGGGCAAGTTGTTCGACCTACGCGTCAGCACCCTGCCCACCCGCTACGGCGAGAAGGTGTGCATGCGTCTGCTCGACAGCGGCGCCACCCACCTGGGGCTCGACAAGCTGATCACCGACCCGGTTGCCCTAGCCAGCGTGCGCGAAATGGGCGGCAAACCCTTCGGGATGCTGTTGGTGACAGGGCCCACAGGATCGGGCAAAAGCACCACGCTCTATTCGCTGCTGGCGGAGCGCAACGACCCGGGCGTGAACATCTCCACGGTGGAAGACCCGATCGAGTACACCCTCAAGGGCATCTCCCAGACCCAGGTGAACCGGGAGAAGGGCTACGACTTCGCCCTGGCCCTGCGGGCCTTCATGCGCCAAGACCCCGACGTGCTTCTGGTGGGGGAAACCCGCGACCAGGAAACCGCAAAAACCGCCATTGAGGCCGCCCTCACCGGCCACCTCGTGCTCACCACACTCCACTGCAACGACGCCCCCAGCGCCATCGCCCGCCTCGCGGAGATGGGGGTGGAGCCGTTCATGGTGAGCGCCTCGCTGATGGGGATCGTGTCGCAGCGACTGGTGCGGCGGGTGTGCCCCGATTGCCGCCAGCCCTATCACCCGAGTGAGCAAGAGCTGGGGCGCTTCGGCCTGTTCGCCAGCAATGAACAGGCGATCACCTTCTTCAAGGCCCGCCGCCACCAGGGCGATGGCGACGCGGTGTGTCCCACCTGCCAAGGCCTGGGCTACCGGGGGCGGGTGGGTGTGTACGAGGTGTTGCGCATCAACGAAACCCTGGCCACCGCCATCGCCCAGCAAGCCAGCACTGATCGGATCCGCAAGCTGGCCATCGAGGCCGGTATGAAAACCCTGCTCGGCTACGGCCTCGATCTGGTGCGCCAGGGCCACACCACCCTTGAGGAGATCGAGCGAATGATCCTCACGGATTCCAGCCTGGAATCGGAGCGGCGGGCCAAGGCCCTGCACACGATCACCTGCAGCGGTTGCGGCGCGGGCATGCGCGATGAGTGGCTCGAGTGCCCCTACTGCCTCACGCCACGGGCCATCGCCTAA